In Halalkalicoccus subterraneus, one DNA window encodes the following:
- a CDS encoding ParA family protein, with protein sequence MLTYTPVSEAGGVGKTTTAATLAVSHARAGYDVLAIDMDTQNGSLTYFFGPDYDRGNPESDNLVRHLVGRPNGEFQALTHEVEHGVDLIPSHNMLEDIHEFLLNEKNQAERLGESYSMYHQLHRVLQEANVRENYDVIIVDSAGKAGPILYNALVAVRNVVIPFEATAKGQESIEGLDDLVDGLEGSVGADVGVLAVVPIGYKDTRDQREILGELRESGFAVPVVIGERGSLIEGCWKQQCSPYTYVENHRSRKREYELETLDQFDELARHLERQAKLETSEVTA encoded by the coding sequence ATGTTGACCTATACCCCGGTTTCGGAAGCGGGCGGAGTCGGCAAGACGACGACCGCAGCGACTCTCGCCGTTAGTCACGCGCGAGCGGGATACGACGTGCTGGCGATCGATATGGATACGCAAAACGGGAGCCTCACGTACTTCTTCGGACCCGATTACGACCGGGGGAACCCCGAGAGCGACAACTTGGTCCGCCATCTGGTCGGTCGACCGAACGGTGAATTCCAAGCGCTCACCCACGAAGTCGAACATGGCGTCGATCTGATCCCCTCACACAACATGCTAGAGGACATCCACGAGTTCCTGTTGAACGAGAAAAACCAGGCCGAGCGACTGGGCGAATCGTATAGCATGTATCACCAGCTCCATCGAGTCCTCCAGGAAGCGAACGTCCGTGAGAACTACGACGTCATCATCGTAGATTCGGCCGGGAAAGCCGGTCCGATCCTCTACAACGCGCTGGTTGCCGTTCGTAACGTCGTGATTCCGTTCGAGGCTACCGCAAAGGGACAAGAGTCCATCGAAGGACTCGACGATCTGGTCGATGGACTCGAGGGAAGTGTCGGGGCCGACGTCGGCGTTCTAGCCGTCGTTCCGATCGGGTATAAGGACACGCGTGACCAGCGAGAGATCCTCGGTGAACTGCGCGAAAGCGGGTTTGCAGTGCCGGTTGTCATCGGCGAGCGAGGGTCGCTGATCGAGGGCTGTTGGAAACAGCAATGCAGTCCCTACACCTACGTCGAGAACCACCGGAGTCGAAAACGGGAGTACGAGCTCGAAACCCTCGACCAGTTCGACGAGCTCGCTCGCCACTTGGAACGCCAAGCGAAACTCGAAACCTCGGAGGTGACGGCGTAA
- a CDS encoding IclR family transcriptional regulator produces the protein MNKAKNPVQAVQRTIDIVDYLRNTGGARVTEIADAVDVSKGTAHCHLATLEQNGYVINEGNGYKLGLQFIDLAHHAKARIDIYDVTTTEVDALAEESGEMALFTVEEGDDGVCLYVARGDDAVRTEVYVGYRTGLYHTAVGKAILAFLPAERRDTLINGMRFEPMTPNTITDPRTLRDELERIRKDGIAYNHEETIKGLVGAGAPIRDQSGTVYGAISVIGPARRMSDERLTNDIPEMIRRAVNIVEINITSL, from the coding sequence ATGAATAAGGCGAAGAATCCGGTGCAGGCGGTTCAGCGGACCATCGATATCGTCGATTACCTTCGTAATACTGGCGGCGCACGCGTGACCGAGATCGCGGACGCAGTCGACGTCTCGAAGGGGACGGCACACTGCCATCTGGCCACGCTTGAGCAGAACGGGTACGTGATCAATGAGGGGAACGGGTACAAACTCGGCTTACAGTTCATCGACCTCGCCCACCACGCGAAGGCCCGAATCGATATCTACGACGTGACGACGACGGAAGTCGACGCACTCGCCGAGGAGTCGGGGGAGATGGCCCTGTTCACCGTCGAAGAGGGCGACGACGGCGTCTGTCTGTACGTCGCAAGAGGGGACGATGCGGTACGGACCGAGGTCTACGTCGGCTATCGAACCGGTCTCTATCACACCGCCGTCGGAAAGGCAATACTCGCCTTCCTCCCCGCCGAAAGGCGCGACACGCTCATCAACGGAATGAGGTTCGAGCCGATGACCCCGAACACGATCACTGACCCACGGACGCTTCGGGACGAACTCGAACGGATCCGCAAGGACGGGATCGCCTACAACCACGAGGAGACCATCAAGGGACTCGTCGGCGCCGGCGCGCCGATCCGAGACCAGAGTGGCACGGTCTATGGTGCGATCAGTGTCATCGGTCCGGCCCGGCGAATGAGCGACGAGCGGTTGACCAACGATATTCCGGAGATGATCCGGCGAGCGGTCAACATCGTCGAGATCAATATCACGTCGCTATAG
- a CDS encoding Gfo/Idh/MocA family protein, translated as MRVGIAGAGFMARTHAEEYAGMGVEVAAVASRSGPQGFIDELGLDATAHTDVATLCKRTDIDYLDVCTPTHTHLDLVRTAAEAGVDVFVEKPVAGTLGEAHKIADIVDEADLTFMVGHVVRFDQAYRAAKDLEIGSHGVARARRLSPFPDWGSDDWFADREKSGGIFVDLGIHDLDYLRWCWGEVDRVFARRRRDASAEHGFVTLRFESGAVGYVESSWSQPDSRPFTTELEFAGDDGLVELSSADESPYREWADDAVVERPVAKNAYRRELEHFIACLESGTEPEVGVADATESLRLALAAERSAERGEPVRPEEVVA; from the coding sequence ATGCGAGTTGGTATCGCGGGAGCGGGCTTCATGGCCCGTACCCACGCGGAGGAGTACGCAGGGATGGGTGTCGAGGTCGCCGCCGTCGCCTCACGAAGCGGGCCGCAGGGGTTCATCGACGAACTCGGACTAGATGCTACAGCCCATACTGACGTCGCGACGTTGTGCAAGCGGACCGATATCGACTATCTCGACGTCTGCACGCCGACGCACACTCATCTCGATCTCGTTCGGACCGCGGCGGAGGCGGGCGTCGACGTCTTCGTCGAGAAACCGGTCGCGGGAACGCTCGGGGAAGCCCATAAGATCGCCGACATCGTCGACGAGGCCGACCTGACGTTCATGGTGGGTCACGTCGTTCGGTTCGATCAGGCCTACAGGGCGGCCAAGGACCTCGAGATCGGTTCCCACGGCGTCGCTCGCGCGCGACGACTCTCGCCGTTTCCCGACTGGGGATCCGACGACTGGTTCGCCGACCGCGAGAAGAGCGGCGGGATCTTCGTCGACCTCGGGATCCACGATCTCGATTACCTGCGCTGGTGCTGGGGCGAGGTCGATCGGGTCTTCGCGCGCCGGCGGCGCGATGCCAGTGCTGAACACGGTTTCGTCACGCTCCGATTCGAGAGCGGCGCCGTCGGCTACGTCGAATCCTCGTGGAGTCAGCCCGATTCGCGGCCGTTCACGACGGAACTCGAGTTCGCGGGCGACGACGGACTGGTCGAACTCTCGAGTGCGGACGAATCGCCGTATCGAGAGTGGGCCGACGACGCGGTCGTCGAACGTCCGGTCGCGAAAAACGCCTATCGACGCGAACTCGAGCACTTCATCGCCTGTCTCGAGTCGGGAACCGAACCCGAGGTCGGTGTCGCGGACGCGACCGAATCGCTGCGCCTTGCGCTCGCCGCGGAGCGCTCTGCCGAGCGGGGCGAACCCGTCCGACCCGAGGAGGTGGTCGCGTGA